Proteins co-encoded in one Ruegeria sp. HKCCD4315 genomic window:
- the fabA gene encoding bifunctional 3-hydroxydecanoyl-ACP dehydratase/trans-2-decenoyl-ACP isomerase produces the protein MAQFPSSFDKDDLLKCARGELFGPGNAQLPAPPMLMMDRITDISGDGGAHGKGHVVAEFDITPDLWFFDCHFPGNPIMPGCLGLDGLWQLTGFNLGWRGWQGRGYALGVGEVKLTGMVRPDRKMLTYYVDFTKAVQTRRLTMGVADGRVEADGEVIYQVKDMKVALSES, from the coding sequence ATGGCCCAGTTCCCTAGCAGTTTTGACAAAGATGATCTGCTCAAATGCGCCCGCGGCGAATTATTCGGTCCCGGCAACGCGCAGTTGCCTGCCCCGCCGATGCTGATGATGGACCGGATCACCGATATCTCAGGCGATGGCGGTGCGCATGGGAAAGGCCATGTTGTGGCCGAGTTCGACATCACGCCTGACCTTTGGTTCTTTGATTGCCATTTCCCGGGCAACCCGATCATGCCCGGTTGTTTAGGCCTTGACGGCCTTTGGCAGTTGACCGGCTTCAATCTGGGCTGGCGCGGCTGGCAGGGACGCGGCTATGCGCTGGGCGTGGGCGAAGTCAAACTGACCGGAATGGTCCGCCCGGATCGCAAGATGCTGACATATTATGTCGACTTCACCAAAGCCGTTCAAACCCGCCGCCTGACCATGGGTGTGGCGGATGGCCGGGTCGAAGCCGACGGCGAAGTAATTTATCAGGTAAAAGATATGAAGGTTGCACTGTCGGAAAGCTAA
- a CDS encoding LysR family transcriptional regulator, whose amino-acid sequence MLYISLRQYEYVCAVGRHGSLSAAAQYLNVSQPALSTALTRVEEHLGHPLFIRRRGAAMALTPQGRRFIEQAEALLNAAARIETSESPMPGMTQFTLGCFTDLAPFLLAPALHHLRVAFPNVAISYVAASFEGLLNGLIDGQIDIAITYDLTMDAGFTRTKLFDSRPKALMPPDHPLASTDGVALTDIAAHPLILSTEGLSAQHILGLFRRMGLRPTVAHRAASLEIQRSLAAHGEGIGISYASPPSPVSYDNRRLVGVPITDPDAAESVVMARHGTGPADPTVNQAERVLKEGLKQV is encoded by the coding sequence ATGTTATATATTTCCCTTCGCCAATACGAATATGTCTGCGCGGTTGGACGCCATGGGAGCTTGTCCGCAGCAGCGCAGTATTTGAATGTATCGCAACCGGCCCTGTCCACCGCGCTGACACGGGTTGAAGAACATCTTGGGCACCCACTGTTCATTCGCCGCCGGGGTGCGGCCATGGCCCTGACCCCTCAGGGTCGGAGGTTTATTGAACAGGCCGAGGCTTTGCTGAACGCCGCTGCGCGAATCGAAACCTCAGAATCACCCATGCCGGGAATGACGCAATTCACATTGGGCTGCTTCACAGACCTTGCCCCGTTCCTATTGGCCCCTGCCCTGCATCATTTGCGCGTCGCTTTCCCAAATGTCGCGATTTCCTATGTCGCCGCGTCTTTCGAAGGGCTTCTTAACGGCTTGATCGACGGCCAGATCGACATTGCGATCACCTACGATTTGACCATGGACGCCGGGTTTACCCGAACAAAGTTGTTTGACAGCAGGCCAAAGGCGTTGATGCCGCCAGATCATCCGCTTGCGTCAACGGATGGCGTTGCCCTGACCGACATCGCAGCGCACCCTCTGATCCTGTCGACCGAAGGGCTTTCGGCGCAGCACATCCTGGGTCTGTTTCGCCGCATGGGTCTGCGCCCTACAGTCGCGCACCGGGCAGCGTCGCTGGAAATTCAACGCAGTCTTGCCGCGCATGGCGAGGGAATCGGAATCAGTTACGCCAGCCCGCCCAGCCCTGTAAGTTATGACAACCGGCGATTGGTCGGCGTTCCGATCACCGACCCGGACGCCGCCGAATCCGTGGTTATGGCACGACACGGCACAGGCCCGGCTGACCCAACAGTTAATCAGGCCGAACGCGTTTTAAAGGAAGGATTGAAACAGGTTTGA
- a CDS encoding phytanoyl-CoA dioxygenase family protein, whose translation MPHPLVSQAMIDTYQQDGVVLIKGLFADHVEQLREGVAANMAEPGPFASENKKSGETGRFFDDYCNWTRIPQFREVIENSPAAEVAADLMQSQSVQMFHDHVLVKEPGTSMATPWHQDGPYYFVEGQQTISFWSPLDPVRQATLRCVAGSHRWEKEVLPTRWVSEEGFFPDEGQYIQVPDPDAEGMRVVEFEMEPGDAVAFNYRTLHGARGNQSDSRRRAFSLRLVGDDARYVERPGRTSPPFPGHDMTPGQRLREDWFPMLLQR comes from the coding sequence ATGCCACACCCACTCGTATCACAAGCGATGATCGACACTTATCAGCAAGATGGTGTTGTTCTTATCAAGGGACTGTTCGCGGATCACGTGGAACAGCTACGCGAGGGCGTGGCAGCAAATATGGCTGAGCCCGGCCCCTTTGCCTCGGAAAACAAAAAGTCGGGCGAAACCGGGCGGTTTTTCGACGACTATTGCAACTGGACCCGAATTCCTCAGTTCCGCGAGGTTATCGAAAACTCACCGGCTGCCGAGGTGGCCGCCGATCTGATGCAATCGCAAAGTGTTCAGATGTTCCACGATCACGTGCTGGTCAAAGAGCCGGGCACATCGATGGCCACCCCCTGGCATCAGGACGGGCCGTATTACTTCGTGGAGGGACAGCAAACCATCAGCTTCTGGTCTCCGCTGGATCCAGTCCGCCAGGCAACGCTGCGCTGTGTCGCCGGATCGCATCGGTGGGAGAAAGAGGTTCTGCCGACCCGTTGGGTGTCAGAGGAAGGCTTCTTCCCGGATGAAGGTCAGTACATTCAAGTTCCGGACCCGGATGCCGAAGGGATGCGGGTTGTTGAGTTCGAAATGGAGCCGGGTGACGCCGTGGCGTTCAACTATCGCACTTTGCATGGAGCACGAGGCAACCAGTCGGACAGCCGTCGCCGCGCGTTCTCGCTGCGCCTGGTTGGGGATGATGCACGCTATGTTGAACGCCCGGGCCGCACCTCGCCCCCGTTTCCCGGTCACGACATGACACCGGGTCAGCGCCTGCGCGAGGACTGGTTTCCTATGCTGTTGCAGCGCTGA
- the irrA gene encoding iron response transcriptional regulator IrrA: protein MTPQSHEIATGWLVNAGLRPTRQRVALAELLVGDGRHRHVTAESLFESAKANGDAVSLATVYNTLRAFCDAGVLQEITVDGSKSYFDTNTHDHPHFYWEDEARLSDAPSDQLVIQRLPEAPEGVEIASVDVVIRLRKK from the coding sequence ATGACACCTCAGAGCCATGAAATAGCGACGGGTTGGCTGGTAAACGCCGGCTTGCGACCTACGCGTCAGCGTGTGGCGCTGGCTGAGCTTCTTGTGGGCGACGGCCGCCATCGCCATGTCACCGCAGAAAGCCTGTTTGAGTCTGCCAAGGCAAACGGGGACGCTGTGTCTTTGGCTACGGTTTACAACACCCTTCGCGCCTTTTGTGACGCGGGTGTTCTGCAGGAAATCACAGTGGACGGTTCAAAAAGCTATTTCGACACCAATACCCACGATCACCCCCATTTTTATTGGGAAGACGAAGCGCGCCTGAGTGATGCTCCGTCGGATCAGCTTGTGATTCAGCGCTTGCCTGAAGCGCCCGAGGGCGTTGAGATTGCGTCGGTCGACGTTGTTATCCGGCTGCGCAAGAAATAG